The Spirosoma foliorum genome has a window encoding:
- a CDS encoding LysR family transcriptional regulator yields the protein MLDFRLNVFYTVAKRLSFTKAAAELYVTQPAITKHIQELEHQFGTALFDRRGNQISLTAAGNLLLSHAETIMATYRQLEFDMNALKGKPAGTLRVGASTTVAQYVIPPVLARFHEQSADVAISLLSGNTEQVEQRLLNNDIDLGLVEGRTHHSDIRYTSFVKDELVLICRADHPLADRDEITLEELRDVPIVLRERGSGSLEVIEHALRGVGLRLTDLTVEMQLGSTESIKSYLGSSRCMAFVSVFAVQHELQAGTLKILDVQNLSIQRDLYSIQLQGVSEGLADTFMRFARQHYKRG from the coding sequence ATGCTCGATTTTCGACTGAATGTCTTCTACACCGTTGCCAAGCGACTCAGCTTTACCAAAGCCGCTGCCGAATTGTATGTAACACAACCGGCTATCACGAAACACATTCAGGAACTTGAACATCAGTTCGGCACGGCGCTGTTCGACCGGCGGGGTAATCAGATTAGCCTGACAGCCGCCGGAAATTTGCTGCTTAGCCATGCCGAAACCATCATGGCGACCTATCGCCAACTGGAGTTCGACATGAATGCACTCAAGGGTAAACCGGCGGGAACGCTTCGGGTTGGAGCCAGCACAACCGTGGCTCAGTATGTGATTCCGCCAGTGCTGGCTCGCTTCCATGAGCAATCGGCCGATGTGGCTATATCGCTTTTGAGCGGCAATACCGAACAGGTTGAACAGCGATTGCTCAACAACGATATTGATTTAGGGCTGGTAGAAGGTCGGACGCACCACAGCGATATTCGTTATACGTCATTCGTAAAAGACGAACTCGTGCTCATCTGCCGCGCCGATCACCCGCTAGCCGACCGCGACGAGATCACACTGGAGGAGCTACGCGATGTCCCAATTGTCCTGCGTGAGCGGGGTTCCGGTTCGCTGGAGGTCATAGAGCACGCACTTCGGGGCGTTGGCCTTCGCTTGACCGATTTAACCGTCGAAATGCAGCTAGGCAGTACCGAAAGTATCAAATCTTATCTCGGAAGTTCGCGTTGTATGGCGTTTGTTTCAGTCTTTGCCGTGCAACATGAATTGCAAGCGGGCACACTGAAAATCCTTGATGTACAGAATCTTTCGATTCAGCGGGATTTGTATTCGATTCAACTACAGGGCGTTAGCGAAGGACTAGCTGATACATTCATGCGCTTCGCCCGGCAGCATTATAAGCGAGGGTGA
- a CDS encoding DsrE family protein yields MKNFIYLFALAFLTAVVPAMAQTSETGTFQGAQPTKSHYRAVYQLNTADTATIRHALANIQNALNDPRLKGKLEVELVVYGGANIVYRKDKPYFEQDIAKLHKQGVIMAMCENTMRMRKISREELFPIVSYVPSANGELIIRDQEGWTIIRP; encoded by the coding sequence ATGAAGAATTTCATTTACCTGTTCGCTCTGGCATTCCTGACTGCTGTAGTGCCAGCTATGGCGCAAACGAGTGAAACAGGTACATTTCAGGGTGCTCAGCCAACCAAGTCGCACTATCGTGCTGTTTACCAGTTGAATACAGCCGATACGGCAACCATTCGGCATGCGCTGGCCAATATCCAGAATGCGCTGAATGATCCTCGACTCAAAGGGAAACTAGAGGTTGAATTAGTGGTGTATGGCGGTGCCAATATCGTTTACCGGAAAGACAAACCTTATTTTGAGCAGGACATTGCCAAATTGCACAAGCAGGGAGTCATCATGGCCATGTGCGAGAATACCATGCGGATGCGGAAGATCAGCCGTGAAGAGTTGTTCCCGATTGTCAGTTATGTACCCAGCGCCAACGGTGAGTTGATCATCCGCGATCAGGAAGGCTGGACCATCATTCGCCCGTAA
- a CDS encoding c-type cytochrome — protein MKKNLFSSFIALYPTPGPSPENRRGEQTQTLSSPSPGFQERGWGEVKRRKLLTRVLAFTSLTCVLALLALTPPGYWRPPADSRIPAGELGKQIRYGRELIAHTAKYLGPKGSVKKLSNGMNCQNCHLDAGTKVLGNNYSGVFSTYPKFRERSGAVETIVKRVSDCFERSLAGKAPDSTSREMKAIVAYMQWLGTDVPKGERPEGVGLAKLAFLSRAADSTKGRMVYVAKCQVCHGAKGEGMKMAGSNEYVYPPMWGPNSYNDGAGLFRLSGFAGYVKNNMPFGANYDSPQLSDEDAWDVAAFINSMPRPHKDQSSDWPKIASKPVDFPFGPYADSFSERQHKFGPYQPIADARKAK, from the coding sequence ATGAAGAAAAATCTGTTTAGTAGTTTCATTGCGCTTTACCCCACCCCCGGCCCCTCCCCTGAAAACAGGAGAGGGGAGCAGACTCAGACACTTTCTAGCCCCTCTCCTGGTTTTCAGGAGAGGGGTTGGGGTGAGGTGAAACGCCGTAAATTACTTACTCGCGTCCTTGCTTTCACCTCCCTCACTTGTGTCCTTGCCTTACTCGCCCTAACTCCCCCCGGTTACTGGCGTCCGCCCGCCGACAGTCGCATTCCGGCTGGAGAGCTTGGTAAACAAATTCGGTATGGTCGGGAGTTGATTGCGCACACAGCCAAATACCTCGGGCCAAAGGGGTCCGTGAAGAAGCTATCTAATGGTATGAATTGCCAGAATTGCCATCTCGATGCGGGAACGAAAGTGCTGGGGAACAATTACTCCGGCGTATTTTCGACCTATCCGAAGTTTCGGGAGCGCTCGGGAGCGGTTGAGACAATTGTGAAGCGGGTATCCGACTGTTTTGAACGGAGTCTGGCGGGTAAAGCGCCCGATAGCACGAGTCGCGAGATGAAAGCCATCGTCGCCTATATGCAGTGGCTTGGCACCGATGTACCAAAAGGCGAGCGACCCGAAGGCGTCGGCTTGGCGAAACTGGCGTTTCTGAGTCGGGCGGCCGATTCCACCAAAGGTCGCATGGTGTATGTCGCTAAGTGTCAGGTTTGTCACGGGGCAAAAGGCGAAGGCATGAAAATGGCAGGATCGAACGAATACGTCTATCCGCCCATGTGGGGACCAAACAGTTATAATGACGGTGCTGGATTGTTTCGACTCTCGGGTTTTGCGGGATATGTGAAAAACAACATGCCCTTTGGTGCCAATTATGACAGCCCGCAACTAAGCGATGAGGATGCCTGGGACGTAGCGGCTTTCATCAATTCGATGCCCCGTCCGCATAAAGACCAAAGCAGCGACTGGCCCAAGATCGCCAGCAAACCTGTTGATTTCCCATTTGGCCCCTATGCCGACTCATTCAGTGAGCGACAGCACAAATTCGGGCCGTATCAGCCAATTGCCGATGCGCGAAAAGCGAAGTAA
- a CDS encoding ABC transporter permease/M1 family aminopeptidase — protein sequence MFLEIFKFELVYRLKRPATYLYALILFLFTFLFVIYGSGPASEKTNINSPYAISQFVVVLTIFGMLVASAIMGVPIYRDIEHNTKNYYFSFPITERGYVLGRYFGSFVVLLGIMAVGMLGIVIGSLLGPIFNLADNTERFGPIRFRDYAYPFLVFVVPNMFLVGSIFFCLVAFSKQVFTTYAGSILLFIAYLLGSTLSQDLENKQLVNLLDPFGSYAYDTATKYWSPVEQNTLVAPLEGDLLTNRLIWFGVALLVFLLTVVRFSFPRFLAIKLGKKAKDEAVPEKAPALASLPTPTPVFQVGTYVRQMFQQAGLEFRSIVRDPYFIAILLGAVLFLFLDGWFASETYGTPSLPTTYAMLEARNGTFFFFVLIVLIFYTGEVVHRDKVVHYDTIADALPVPDWMNYGAKLLSMTYICLLLSTLIMVSGVLNQTVKGYFNYEFPLYFRDIYGIAFTQYFQLVMLAFFVHTIVNQKFVGHIVTLATYIVIWAIPQFAEFNYRLAIPFSGGSVQISDMNGFGHYLAALASFRLYWYAFGGMLLVLALWFWNRGADTAFKARWQLARQRMGRLSMVLFALALVVFVSMGAWIYTNVSVKNRYLSADQQRELRSTFEKTYHKYVNVLQPKITSAKLNVDVFPDEFKAVASGVFMIVNKGHQPIDSLHLTMPADNFHRQLTKFMIGGEAPKKILNDENLGYYIYRLPKRLNPGDSARMEMTVTGQYVGFSNSGDNRDIVANGTFFNVGIFPGFGYDAGQELESDKYRKKYGLPIKEWTVPAQNDSLGLRDFLFTDDADWVTFEGTISTTPDQTAIMPGELLKTWMANGSDGKPRKYFQYKLPGFSDYFFSMCSAKYGVKRDKWTGPDGKTVALEVYHHPGHDRNLDRFIASMKASLSYYTKNYAPFPYPVLRVLEFPRYASFAQSFPTTVPYSEEFGWVGDFHDPNKTDYAYYVTAHEVAHQWWGHQIMPSRTRGANQISETMAEYSALMVLKQRYGADAMPKFLKYSLDRYLRGRANEDKFEANMLDNDTRSYVWYQKGSMLMYALQDYIGEERVNQAMNNYMKAARFRQKAPFTTSLEWYSFLKAATPDSLKPWLTDNFEKLTLYDNRITKAEAKSIGNGKYSVKLYVRTATEYYDKTGKELAKGKDPVIADIAVLTDDGKNKDGLTTKVPLLMQKRSLTSGEHVIEVTVKGKPVRAGIDPYNKLIDRVSDDNLVKVDML from the coding sequence ATGTTTCTCGAAATTTTCAAATTTGAGCTAGTGTACCGGTTGAAACGACCCGCTACCTATCTCTACGCCCTTATTCTGTTCCTGTTTACATTTCTGTTCGTCATTTACGGCAGCGGCCCGGCATCGGAGAAAACGAATATTAACTCACCTTATGCCATCAGTCAGTTTGTGGTTGTGCTGACTATTTTTGGGATGCTTGTGGCCTCGGCAATCATGGGCGTGCCGATCTACCGAGACATTGAGCACAACACCAAAAACTACTATTTCAGCTTTCCCATTACCGAACGGGGTTACGTGCTGGGTCGGTATTTCGGCTCGTTTGTGGTGCTGCTCGGCATCATGGCCGTCGGGATGCTGGGCATCGTGATCGGTTCACTGTTAGGGCCAATCTTTAACCTGGCCGACAATACCGAACGCTTCGGGCCAATTCGCTTTCGCGATTATGCCTATCCGTTTCTGGTGTTTGTTGTGCCGAACATGTTCCTGGTCGGTAGTATTTTCTTCTGCTTGGTCGCCTTCTCGAAACAGGTATTTACGACCTACGCGGGTAGCATTCTGCTGTTTATCGCCTATTTGCTGGGTTCTACGCTCTCGCAGGATCTGGAGAACAAGCAACTCGTAAACCTGCTCGATCCCTTCGGCTCCTACGCCTACGATACCGCTACCAAATACTGGTCGCCGGTGGAGCAAAATACGCTGGTAGCACCCCTGGAAGGCGATCTGCTTACCAACCGACTAATCTGGTTTGGGGTAGCGCTGCTGGTGTTTTTACTGACGGTTGTGCGCTTTAGTTTTCCCCGCTTTCTGGCAATCAAGCTAGGTAAAAAGGCGAAAGATGAAGCTGTGCCTGAAAAAGCTCCCGCGCTGGCGAGTTTACCAACGCCAACACCCGTATTCCAAGTTGGAACCTATGTACGGCAGATGTTCCAGCAGGCGGGTCTGGAGTTTCGGAGCATCGTTCGCGACCCGTATTTCATAGCCATTCTGCTTGGGGCGGTTTTGTTCCTTTTTTTAGATGGCTGGTTTGCGTCAGAAACCTACGGTACACCTTCTTTGCCAACGACTTATGCCATGCTCGAAGCGCGAAATGGTACGTTTTTCTTCTTCGTGCTCATCGTCCTGATCTTCTATACGGGCGAGGTGGTTCACCGCGATAAAGTCGTTCACTACGACACCATTGCCGATGCCTTGCCCGTTCCTGACTGGATGAACTACGGAGCCAAGCTGTTATCGATGACCTACATCTGTTTGTTGTTAAGCACGTTGATCATGGTCTCGGGTGTATTGAACCAGACCGTCAAGGGCTATTTTAATTACGAGTTTCCCCTCTACTTCCGCGACATCTATGGTATTGCCTTTACTCAGTATTTCCAACTGGTGATGCTGGCGTTTTTTGTGCATACGATAGTCAACCAGAAGTTCGTGGGGCACATTGTTACGCTCGCTACCTATATCGTCATCTGGGCGATTCCTCAATTTGCGGAGTTCAATTATCGGCTGGCCATTCCGTTCTCGGGAGGTTCGGTACAGATTTCCGATATGAACGGATTTGGACACTATCTGGCGGCTCTGGCATCGTTCCGATTGTATTGGTATGCGTTTGGAGGTATGTTGTTGGTGTTGGCACTCTGGTTCTGGAATCGCGGTGCCGACACGGCATTTAAAGCTCGCTGGCAACTGGCCCGGCAACGGATGGGACGACTATCGATGGTTTTGTTCGCACTGGCATTGGTTGTATTTGTGAGTATGGGCGCGTGGATTTATACCAATGTGAGCGTGAAAAATCGCTACCTATCCGCCGATCAACAGCGTGAATTACGGTCAACGTTTGAGAAGACATACCACAAGTATGTCAACGTACTGCAACCTAAAATCACGAGTGCGAAGCTCAATGTCGATGTATTCCCGGATGAGTTTAAAGCCGTGGCATCGGGCGTATTTATGATTGTCAATAAAGGACACCAACCCATCGACTCGTTGCATCTGACAATGCCCGCCGATAACTTCCATCGGCAGTTGACTAAATTCATGATCGGTGGCGAAGCGCCGAAAAAAATCCTGAATGACGAGAATTTAGGCTATTACATTTACCGATTGCCCAAACGATTAAATCCCGGTGATTCGGCTCGTATGGAAATGACCGTGACGGGCCAATACGTTGGCTTCAGCAATTCGGGCGACAATCGGGATATAGTGGCCAATGGTACATTTTTCAACGTGGGCATTTTTCCCGGTTTCGGCTATGATGCAGGCCAGGAATTAGAAAGTGACAAATACCGTAAGAAGTATGGCTTACCCATCAAAGAATGGACAGTACCAGCGCAAAACGACTCGCTTGGTCTGCGCGATTTTTTGTTCACCGACGATGCTGACTGGGTAACCTTCGAAGGAACAATCTCGACCACCCCCGACCAGACGGCCATTATGCCTGGCGAGTTGCTTAAGACTTGGATGGCTAACGGTTCAGACGGAAAGCCCCGCAAGTATTTCCAGTACAAGCTTCCTGGTTTTTCGGATTATTTTTTCAGCATGTGTTCGGCAAAGTACGGCGTAAAGCGCGATAAATGGACTGGGCCTGATGGTAAAACCGTGGCCCTGGAAGTCTATCATCACCCCGGTCATGACCGCAATCTCGACCGGTTTATAGCCAGTATGAAAGCATCGCTGAGCTATTACACGAAGAACTATGCGCCCTTTCCGTATCCGGTATTGCGGGTGTTGGAATTCCCACGTTATGCCTCGTTCGCACAGTCGTTTCCAACTACAGTGCCTTATTCGGAGGAGTTTGGTTGGGTCGGCGATTTTCACGATCCGAATAAAACCGATTATGCCTATTACGTTACGGCTCACGAAGTAGCGCACCAGTGGTGGGGACATCAGATCATGCCAAGCCGGACACGGGGTGCGAACCAGATTTCGGAGACGATGGCCGAATACTCAGCGCTGATGGTTCTCAAACAACGCTACGGGGCCGATGCTATGCCAAAGTTTTTGAAATACAGCCTGGATCGCTACCTGCGTGGCCGTGCTAACGAGGATAAGTTTGAGGCCAATATGCTTGACAACGATACGCGTTCCTATGTCTGGTATCAGAAAGGGTCGATGCTGATGTATGCCTTGCAGGATTACATCGGCGAAGAGCGCGTCAATCAGGCCATGAACAACTACATGAAAGCGGCTCGTTTTCGGCAGAAAGCGCCCTTCACCACCTCGCTGGAATGGTACAGTTTCCTGAAAGCCGCTACCCCCGACTCACTAAAGCCTTGGTTAACCGATAATTTCGAGAAGCTGACCCTTTACGACAACCGCATCACCAAAGCCGAAGCGAAATCAATAGGCAACGGGAAATACAGCGTGAAGCTATACGTCCGAACCGCCACCGAATATTACGACAAGACCGGTAAAGAACTGGCCAAAGGAAAAGACCCAGTCATTGCCGATATTGCGGTACTAACCGACGATGGCAAAAACAAAGACGGTTTAACGACCAAAGTGCCTTTACTGATGCAAAAACGCAGCCTGACATCCGGTGAGCATGTGATTGAAGTGACCGTAAAAGGCAAGCCAGTTAGAGCCGGAATTGACCCGTACAACAAATTGATCGACCGTGTTTCGGATGATAATTTAGTGAAGGTAGATATGTTGTAG
- a CDS encoding ABC transporter ATP-binding protein produces the protein MQLEIKDLAKTYSNGVRALKGVSLTITQGMFGLLGPNGAGKSSLMRTIATLQEADSGSARLTGLPEGDLDVLTQKDAVRRVLGYLPQEFGVYPRVTAEAMLDHIASLKGIANGRERKEIVQGLLQKVNLYEVRKKNLGTYSGGMKQRFGIAQALIGSPRLIIVDEPTAGLDPAERNRFHNLLSEIGENTIVILSTHIVEDVTNLCSDMAIICLGEVVATGNPNDLVKDLNGKIWQKFVNKSEIDTYRKTHRVISTQLKGGKTRIHAYSDAPLTDFDAVSPDLEDLYFAKITEKMDVVTV, from the coding sequence ATGCAACTCGAAATAAAAGATCTCGCTAAAACCTATTCCAACGGCGTTCGGGCGTTGAAGGGTGTTTCCCTGACAATCACACAAGGCATGTTTGGTTTACTAGGGCCAAACGGAGCCGGTAAGTCATCGCTGATGCGAACTATTGCCACGCTACAGGAAGCCGATAGTGGCAGCGCGAGATTAACAGGTTTGCCTGAAGGAGACCTGGATGTATTGACGCAAAAGGATGCTGTCCGTCGTGTATTGGGCTATTTGCCGCAGGAGTTTGGCGTATACCCGCGTGTAACGGCCGAGGCCATGCTGGATCATATAGCATCGTTGAAAGGCATTGCCAATGGTCGCGAGCGAAAAGAGATTGTACAGGGTCTATTACAGAAAGTGAATCTGTATGAAGTCCGGAAGAAGAACCTCGGTACGTATTCGGGAGGAATGAAACAGCGGTTTGGCATTGCGCAGGCACTAATTGGCAGCCCAAGACTGATTATTGTGGATGAGCCTACGGCCGGGCTGGACCCCGCTGAGCGAAACCGTTTCCATAACCTGCTCTCCGAAATCGGGGAAAACACGATTGTTATTCTGTCGACGCACATTGTGGAAGACGTCACGAATCTCTGTTCCGATATGGCCATTATCTGTCTGGGCGAAGTGGTGGCCACGGGAAATCCAAACGATCTGGTGAAAGACCTAAACGGGAAAATCTGGCAGAAATTTGTCAATAAATCAGAGATCGATACCTATCGCAAAACGCATCGGGTGATTTCGACCCAACTCAAAGGTGGCAAAACCCGTATTCATGCTTACAGTGATGCTCCGCTGACTGATTTCGACGCCGTTAGTCCCGATCTTGAAGATTTGTACTTCGCCAAGATCACCGAGAAAATGGATGTGGTAACGGTGTAA
- a CDS encoding DUF2480 family protein, which produces MEAEIVNRVANSGLVTLDLEDYYHPGDRVVYDLKDNLFMGLILKEKDFRAFLKEHDWSQYTGKNVAITCTEDAIVPTWAYMLLTIQLQPYANTIVFGNLADLEEKLYFDAIAQINPEEYRDARVVVKGCSKVPVPTAAYVEITRLLRPVAQSLLFGEPCSTVPLYKRPKA; this is translated from the coding sequence ATGGAAGCTGAAATCGTCAATCGCGTTGCCAATAGTGGCCTTGTTACGCTCGATCTGGAAGACTATTATCACCCCGGTGATCGAGTCGTTTATGACTTGAAAGACAACCTCTTCATGGGGTTAATTTTGAAAGAAAAAGACTTTCGGGCTTTTCTCAAAGAGCACGACTGGAGCCAATATACAGGCAAAAATGTAGCCATCACCTGTACCGAAGATGCTATTGTGCCTACCTGGGCGTATATGCTACTCACGATTCAGTTACAGCCTTACGCTAATACCATTGTGTTCGGCAATCTGGCCGATTTGGAAGAGAAGCTCTATTTTGATGCGATTGCCCAGATCAATCCCGAGGAGTATCGGGATGCTCGCGTTGTGGTGAAAGGTTGTTCGAAAGTTCCGGTCCCAACGGCGGCTTATGTCGAAATCACACGTTTACTACGTCCCGTTGCGCAAAGTTTGCTTTTCGGTGAACCGTGTAGCACAGTGCCGCTTTATAAACGCCCGAAGGCGTAA
- the dnaN gene encoding DNA polymerase III subunit beta, which translates to MKFIVSSSVLLKNLQHINGVVATNPIVPILENFLFRIEDGTLTVTASDLQTTMTTQIPVDASENGAIAIPAKLLLDTLRSLPEQPVTVNIDTETFGTEILTDNGRYKLSGENPIDFPKLPTVNKNMSVEMTSDVLLSAINNTVFATSTDDLRPAMTGVLLQINDDNATFVATDGHRLIRYRRTDLGSSASTSIIIPRKALQLLKASLPENVAVVAEFSQANASFTFGPTQLICRLIDERFPDYENAIPTNNPNVMTIGRTDLLNSLKRIMIYANRTTHQIRLSLKTNSLTISAEDLDYSNEANEKLLCDYDGDPMEIGFNAKLMSEVLSNLSAKMISLEMSAPNRAGLLIPADKEENEDILMLVMPVMLNTYA; encoded by the coding sequence ATGAAATTTATTGTTTCCTCATCAGTCCTGCTTAAAAACCTTCAACATATAAACGGGGTGGTAGCTACCAACCCAATCGTGCCAATTCTCGAAAATTTCCTGTTTCGCATTGAGGATGGGACACTTACCGTAACGGCTTCCGATTTGCAAACGACGATGACGACGCAGATTCCGGTCGATGCCAGTGAAAATGGAGCCATTGCCATTCCCGCTAAATTGCTGCTCGATACGCTTCGTAGTTTACCCGAACAGCCCGTTACCGTAAACATCGATACCGAAACATTCGGTACCGAAATTCTGACCGACAACGGTCGCTATAAACTCTCGGGCGAAAACCCGATTGACTTCCCAAAACTGCCGACGGTTAACAAAAATATGTCGGTCGAAATGACGTCGGACGTATTGCTAAGTGCTATCAATAATACCGTTTTCGCCACCAGTACCGACGATCTGCGTCCGGCTATGACAGGGGTTCTTTTACAGATCAATGATGACAATGCAACGTTCGTAGCCACAGATGGCCACCGGCTCATTCGCTACCGCCGGACCGACCTCGGTTCATCAGCCAGCACGTCGATTATCATTCCCCGTAAGGCACTGCAATTGTTGAAAGCATCGTTGCCCGAGAATGTGGCTGTTGTTGCTGAATTCAGTCAGGCGAATGCATCGTTCACGTTTGGCCCAACGCAATTGATTTGCCGCCTGATTGATGAGCGCTTCCCCGACTACGAAAACGCCATTCCGACCAACAACCCAAACGTGATGACCATTGGTCGGACGGATCTTCTGAATTCGCTGAAGCGGATTATGATTTACGCCAACCGCACCACGCATCAGATTCGGTTATCGCTGAAAACAAACTCCCTAACTATTTCGGCAGAAGACTTAGATTACTCCAACGAAGCCAACGAGAAACTCCTCTGCGACTATGACGGCGATCCAATGGAGATTGGTTTCAATGCCAAGCTGATGTCTGAAGTATTAAGCAACCTGAGTGCTAAAATGATTTCGCTCGAAATGTCGGCACCCAACCGCGCGGGTCTGCTCATTCCGGCCGATAAAGAAGAAAACGAAGACATCCTGATGCTGGTTATGCCTGTGATGTTGAATACATACGCTTAA
- a CDS encoding TCR/Tet family MFS transporter, translated as MPKRTAPALIFIFITLLIDVTGLGIIIPVFPKLIEQLIHGNISQAASWGGWLSFSYAGMQFLFSPILGGLSDRFGRRPVLLFSLLGFGVDYVFQGFAPTIEWLFVGRLIAGITGASFTTATAYIADISTPEKRAQNFGLVGAAFGVGFILGPALGGFLGQYGPRVPFFVAAGLTMINFLYGFFILPESLAPEHRRAFDWKRANPVGSLMRLGKYPVILGLVASLVLVYIAGFAVQGTWTFYTMEKFKWDEKTVGLSLATIGLSFAIVQGGLSRIIIPKLGQEKSVYVGMIFSAIGFALFGFANQSWMMFAFMVVYALGGIAGPSIQGIISNQVPANEQGELQGALTSLTSTTSIFGPLIMTNLFSFFTSPAAPVYLPGAPFFLASLLIIVSASLVGRGLKRQTVVS; from the coding sequence ATGCCCAAACGTACCGCTCCGGCCCTTATTTTCATTTTCATTACGCTTCTGATTGACGTTACGGGGCTGGGAATTATTATTCCGGTTTTCCCGAAACTGATTGAACAACTCATTCACGGCAATATTAGTCAGGCGGCAAGCTGGGGGGGCTGGCTGTCGTTCTCCTATGCTGGCATGCAATTCCTTTTTTCGCCCATATTGGGTGGATTGAGTGATCGCTTCGGACGACGACCTGTCTTGTTATTTTCGTTACTTGGCTTTGGAGTCGATTACGTATTTCAGGGCTTTGCGCCAACCATCGAATGGTTGTTTGTCGGGCGGCTGATTGCGGGTATTACAGGCGCTAGTTTTACAACGGCTACCGCTTACATCGCCGACATTAGCACACCCGAAAAACGGGCTCAAAACTTCGGGCTTGTTGGAGCCGCCTTTGGTGTGGGCTTCATTCTAGGTCCAGCGTTAGGTGGATTCCTGGGGCAGTATGGTCCGCGTGTACCGTTTTTTGTAGCGGCAGGACTAACGATGATTAACTTCCTGTACGGCTTTTTTATCCTGCCCGAATCACTCGCTCCCGAACACCGCCGTGCGTTCGATTGGAAACGTGCCAATCCGGTTGGGTCTTTGATGCGATTAGGCAAATATCCCGTTATTCTGGGATTGGTAGCCTCGTTAGTACTGGTTTACATTGCAGGCTTTGCCGTGCAGGGAACCTGGACATTCTATACGATGGAGAAATTCAAGTGGGACGAAAAAACGGTTGGTTTGTCGCTGGCTACAATTGGACTCTCCTTTGCGATTGTACAGGGAGGATTAAGTCGGATTATTATTCCGAAACTAGGCCAGGAAAAATCCGTGTATGTTGGCATGATATTTAGCGCCATTGGATTTGCCTTATTTGGCTTCGCCAATCAAAGCTGGATGATGTTTGCCTTTATGGTCGTTTATGCGTTGGGCGGCATTGCCGGGCCCTCTATTCAGGGAATTATCTCGAATCAGGTTCCAGCGAATGAACAGGGAGAACTACAGGGGGCCTTAACCAGTCTGACCAGCACGACGTCTATTTTCGGGCCGCTCATTATGACCAACCTGTTTTCGTTTTTCACCTCACCAGCAGCGCCTGTGTACCTGCCCGGAGCCCCGTTCTTTTTGGCGTCATTGCTGATTATTGTGAGTGCCAGTTTAGTTGGGCGTGGCTTGAAACGACAGACGGTTGTTAGCTGA